Proteins from a genomic interval of Paenibacillus sp. FSL R5-0623:
- a CDS encoding YheC/YheD family protein, with protein sequence MLQETIGIMFDSRMYRGIPAGRTGQESLANYEQAAASYGLTPCFLRLEDIDSDQKTCLAYVKKEGRYVRERMPLPSVIHNRSLQLRRTEQHQITKLMLQGIQIFNVRNRYRKDHIHDMLHQDLALREHLPRAVKATPESLAYMMEQYDDLVIKPCSGSIGHGIMRVFERDGQWKLTCETKASRKGWATFRLSKGQLPSATLRRIFRHAYLIEERIPLVRYEGRPVDLRVSVQRGSDGLWGITGMFAKAAPAHTFVSNIAQGGKVMKLAEALGLGEPGFDLARLEYRIGLVALRIAQNLAASLPHLADLGLDLGITRSGQIYFIECNGRDQRYGFRKAGMSEHWKATYSKPMAYGRLLLEQNSRIPRQPQTYDRRLY encoded by the coding sequence ATGCTCCAAGAAACGATCGGCATTATGTTCGATTCACGCATGTACCGGGGGATACCGGCCGGAAGGACCGGTCAGGAATCACTCGCGAATTATGAACAGGCAGCGGCCAGTTATGGATTAACCCCCTGCTTTTTGAGGCTGGAAGATATTGATTCGGATCAAAAAACATGTCTTGCCTATGTAAAAAAAGAAGGCAGATATGTTCGCGAGCGCATGCCACTGCCCTCCGTCATTCATAACCGATCACTCCAGCTTCGCCGGACGGAACAGCATCAGATCACCAAGCTGATGTTGCAGGGTATCCAGATATTCAACGTTCGCAACCGGTACCGTAAAGATCACATTCATGACATGCTTCATCAGGACCTCGCCTTGCGAGAACACCTGCCCCGTGCAGTTAAAGCTACGCCAGAGTCTCTGGCCTATATGATGGAACAATATGATGACCTCGTCATCAAACCATGCAGCGGTAGCATCGGTCATGGTATTATGCGAGTCTTCGAGCGAGATGGACAGTGGAAACTAACTTGTGAGACGAAGGCTTCACGCAAAGGGTGGGCAACCTTCCGATTGAGCAAAGGACAGCTTCCTTCCGCCACCCTAAGGCGGATCTTTCGCCATGCCTACCTCATTGAGGAGCGTATCCCACTGGTACGTTATGAGGGCAGGCCGGTCGATTTGCGGGTATCTGTACAACGTGGCAGCGATGGTCTTTGGGGCATAACAGGCATGTTTGCCAAAGCGGCTCCTGCCCATACGTTTGTCAGCAATATCGCCCAGGGCGGTAAAGTCATGAAGCTCGCAGAGGCCCTTGGATTAGGAGAACCTGGCTTCGACCTGGCTCGACTGGAATACAGAATCGGACTCGTTGCACTTCGAATTGCCCAGAACCTGGCGGCCAGTCTGCCACATCTGGCTGATCTGGGCCTTGATCTCGGGATAACGCGCAGCGGCCAGATCTATTTTATTGAATGCAATGGACGGGATCAGCGTTACGGTTTTCGCAAGGCGGGAATGTCGGAACACTGGAAGGCAACGTACAGCAAACCGATGGCTTATGGGCGTCTGCTGCTGGAACAGAATTCGAGGATTCCGAGACAACCGCAGACATACGATAGGAGACTATATTGA
- the asd gene encoding archaetidylserine decarboxylase (Phosphatidylserine decarboxylase is synthesized as a single chain precursor. Generation of the pyruvoyl active site from a Ser is coupled to cleavage of a Gly-Ser bond between the larger (beta) and smaller (alpha chains). It is an integral membrane protein.) gives MAKTLLRLMTELSSRKWISRTVGAFSKSRGSKAFIPYFVRTYDIPVQEAEKDWKEYRSLNDFFTRKLKPGMRPLELSEHALISPVDAKITAAGPISAGTLLNVKGQNYTLAELLNHSPHLEKYKHGYGFVLYLSPRDYHRIHAPVSGRKIESEHIKGKVYPVNDFGLTHMRSVLSRNERLITYIAHDYGEVAVVKVGAMNVSSIQYADTDTSTWAQGDDLAYFEFGSTVVLLTQSGTFEPNPGLQPGDSVKMGALLGRLKPKN, from the coding sequence ATGGCAAAAACGCTGTTGCGATTAATGACCGAGCTTTCTTCGCGCAAATGGATCTCCCGGACTGTGGGAGCCTTCTCCAAAAGCCGGGGAAGTAAGGCATTTATCCCTTATTTTGTCCGGACCTACGACATCCCTGTTCAGGAGGCCGAGAAAGACTGGAAGGAATACCGTTCACTGAACGATTTCTTTACCCGCAAATTAAAGCCGGGCATGCGCCCGTTGGAACTTTCAGAGCATGCACTGATCAGCCCGGTAGATGCCAAGATTACGGCAGCCGGTCCAATATCTGCAGGGACACTCCTGAATGTTAAGGGACAAAATTATACACTTGCTGAATTATTAAACCATTCTCCCCATCTGGAGAAGTACAAGCACGGGTACGGGTTCGTCCTCTATCTCAGCCCTCGCGACTATCACCGCATTCATGCACCTGTCAGCGGCCGCAAAATAGAGAGCGAACATATCAAGGGCAAAGTTTATCCCGTAAATGACTTTGGCCTGACCCATATGAGATCCGTGCTTAGTCGAAACGAACGGCTCATTACGTATATCGCACACGATTACGGTGAAGTGGCGGTTGTCAAAGTAGGTGCGATGAACGTGAGTAGCATACAATATGCTGATACGGACACAAGTACCTGGGCACAAGGCGATGATCTGGCCTATTTTGAATTCGGTTCCACCGTTGTTCTGCTGACGCAGAGTGGCACATTCGAACCAAACCCGGGCTTACAGCCAGGCGATTCGGTCAAGATGGGCGCATTGCTTGGTCGTTTGAAACCGAAGAACTAA
- a CDS encoding AraC family transcriptional regulator, which produces MLQASPSSFVILPAVAKIVCEPGWKWQKREKPMQNYDLFYVWSGEGTLVLNDQSYEVGKGSCFLFRPGDHPTATHNKQKPLVLTYIHFDVDVPVADVPQSYREVQETVEFEHLLARYVRLFLSDVYGRDEESRLILKQLMIHLLRADTEEPVEKKVSNQLSDVIQEVANYVRQHPGITHRVEDLAARAGLSPRYFSIKFKELVGSSVQSYIIRMRIERAEHLLVHTGMNVTEVADALGYRDIFFFSRQFKQYTGKSPSEIR; this is translated from the coding sequence ATGCTGCAGGCATCGCCGTCATCATTTGTTATTTTGCCCGCTGTCGCCAAAATTGTCTGTGAACCGGGCTGGAAGTGGCAGAAGCGCGAAAAACCGATGCAAAACTATGATTTATTTTATGTATGGAGTGGTGAAGGAACGCTTGTACTGAATGACCAGTCGTATGAAGTTGGCAAGGGGAGTTGTTTTCTGTTCAGGCCAGGAGATCATCCTACTGCAACACATAATAAGCAAAAACCGCTGGTACTTACGTATATTCATTTTGATGTGGACGTGCCTGTTGCTGATGTTCCCCAGTCCTATCGCGAGGTACAGGAAACGGTGGAGTTTGAGCACCTGCTGGCACGTTATGTAAGACTGTTCTTATCGGATGTGTACGGACGTGATGAAGAGAGCCGATTGATTCTGAAGCAGTTGATGATTCATTTGCTGCGCGCTGATACCGAAGAACCTGTGGAGAAAAAGGTAAGCAACCAGTTATCCGATGTGATCCAGGAGGTCGCCAATTATGTGCGTCAGCATCCGGGGATTACGCATCGGGTGGAAGATCTGGCTGCGCGGGCTGGCTTATCGCCCCGATACTTCTCGATCAAGTTCAAGGAACTGGTAGGATCTTCAGTGCAATCTTATATTATCCGCATGCGTATTGAACGGGCGGAACATCTGCTGGTGCATACCGGCATGAATGTGACCGAAGTGGCGGATGCTCTGGGTTACCGGGATATTTTCTTCTTCAGTCGTCAGTTCAAGCAATATACCGGCAAAAGCCCGTCCGAGATTCGTTAA
- a CDS encoding PLP-dependent aminotransferase family protein has translation MKTNEERCMMELWLPMDTYELQHRYKYEALYHALRDAIHAGTLVGGTRLPSTRELAKQYEMSRGSVAQVYDMLLADGYVHAHRGRGTYVTETLSTQENEKQEAVLKLSAWGERVQRLNTQHEVLRTQMSSPKPSVINFQMQRMPAEHFPLGEWKSALAAVHRSGWRESSGVAGDPELREAIASHLRWTRGIQAEPSQIVLFSGSMQGITLLSQLLITENTAVVLENPGYPGIAHAVKSCGGHIIPAEVDAAGIIPQPWEAQTLFVTPTRQFPTGAVLGLDRRRALLAWASKRNAVIIEDDYDSEFRWGGRPIEPLKVLDREQRVIYVGSFSQTMVASFRLGYAVLPPGLVVPLLAAKALYEPVPPALLEQRALAKFMTRGGYLRHLRRLTRLYGERHDFFVREMQLQLPEAFTMQLGDAGLHIYATWNGDVDSYQRFKKLVEEDGILFRDAERYRLTSGHPAACFAFAHLEKEEMTEGIRRMRLAWEKCTFSFR, from the coding sequence ATGAAGACAAATGAAGAGAGGTGCATGATGGAATTGTGGCTGCCGATGGATACCTATGAACTTCAGCATCGATACAAGTATGAGGCATTGTACCATGCGTTACGTGATGCCATTCATGCAGGCACATTGGTGGGAGGTACGAGACTTCCTTCCACCCGTGAGTTGGCAAAGCAATATGAGATGTCACGTGGTTCGGTAGCTCAGGTATACGACATGCTGCTTGCGGATGGTTATGTCCATGCACATCGGGGAAGAGGTACATATGTAACCGAAACATTATCCACTCAAGAAAATGAAAAACAGGAAGCCGTTCTCAAGCTGTCTGCCTGGGGCGAACGAGTACAGAGGTTGAATACGCAACATGAAGTCCTGCGGACGCAGATGTCTTCACCGAAGCCGTCCGTCATTAATTTTCAAATGCAGCGCATGCCTGCCGAACATTTCCCGTTAGGGGAGTGGAAGAGTGCACTCGCTGCGGTTCATCGCAGTGGTTGGCGAGAATCGAGCGGTGTAGCCGGTGATCCGGAGCTGCGTGAGGCCATCGCCTCCCATCTCAGATGGACACGTGGTATTCAGGCTGAACCCTCTCAGATTGTATTATTCAGTGGTTCAATGCAAGGCATCACCTTACTATCTCAATTGCTGATTACGGAGAATACAGCAGTTGTATTGGAGAATCCGGGTTACCCGGGCATTGCCCATGCCGTCAAGTCCTGTGGTGGGCATATCATCCCGGCAGAGGTGGATGCCGCAGGCATTATTCCTCAGCCTTGGGAGGCACAGACGTTATTTGTCACCCCTACCCGGCAGTTTCCAACAGGGGCCGTGCTGGGATTGGACAGAAGACGTGCCTTGCTTGCTTGGGCCTCGAAGCGGAATGCGGTCATCATTGAAGATGATTATGACAGTGAATTCCGATGGGGCGGAAGACCCATTGAACCCCTCAAAGTGCTTGATCGTGAACAGCGTGTCATCTACGTTGGTTCTTTCTCACAAACGATGGTTGCTTCGTTCCGACTTGGTTATGCCGTACTGCCGCCTGGCCTGGTAGTACCTCTCCTTGCCGCCAAGGCGCTGTATGAACCGGTACCTCCGGCGCTGTTAGAGCAGCGCGCACTGGCAAAATTTATGACCAGAGGAGGTTACCTGAGGCACTTACGACGGTTAACCCGGTTATACGGTGAACGGCATGATTTTTTTGTCCGAGAGATGCAGCTACAGTTACCGGAAGCATTCACGATGCAGCTTGGTGATGCAGGACTGCATATCTACGCTACCTGGAATGGCGATGTGGACAGTTATCAGCGATTTAAAAAGCTTGTTGAGGAGGATGGCATACTGTTTCGTGATGCAGAGCGATATCGGCTGACTTCAGGTCATCCGGCGGCCTGTTTTGCTTTTGCACATCTGGAGAAAGAAGAGATGACAGAGGGAATCCGGCGAATGCGGTTAGCCTGGGAGAAGTGCACATTTTCGTTTCGGTGA
- a CDS encoding pyridoxamine 5'-phosphate oxidase family protein, with protein sequence MRRKEFTVDEEQEITTFLDQCSFGFLGTVSPDGQPRVTPLNFVYMDGCFYFHGSLAGEKMKQIKQDSSVSFTVAEEFSLIPSYFSDPELACPATSFFKSVMAFGQAEPVKDLDIKGKVLQRFMEKLQPQGGYVPIDATDSRYTGNLKAVAVVRIIPERVTAKFKFGQNWSIERLDHISGQLEQRNEGRDAETAEMMRKYCPFHQQ encoded by the coding sequence ATGAGACGGAAAGAATTCACAGTAGATGAAGAACAGGAAATTACCACATTTCTGGATCAGTGCTCCTTCGGGTTTCTGGGAACGGTCAGCCCGGACGGACAACCACGGGTTACACCGCTGAATTTCGTATATATGGACGGTTGCTTTTATTTCCACGGCAGTCTGGCTGGCGAGAAGATGAAACAGATCAAGCAGGATTCGTCGGTCAGTTTCACGGTGGCTGAAGAGTTCTCCCTGATTCCATCCTACTTTAGTGATCCTGAGCTTGCTTGTCCGGCGACTTCTTTCTTCAAAAGTGTTATGGCCTTTGGTCAGGCTGAACCGGTTAAAGATCTGGACATCAAAGGTAAGGTATTACAACGATTCATGGAGAAACTCCAGCCGCAAGGCGGATATGTACCCATTGATGCTACTGACTCGCGTTACACAGGCAACCTCAAAGCTGTAGCCGTTGTAAGAATCATCCCCGAACGAGTCACTGCCAAATTTAAATTCGGACAAAATTGGTCCATTGAACGCTTGGATCATATCAGTGGTCAACTGGAACAACGCAATGAGGGACGAGATGCCGAAACTGCTGAAATGATGCGGAAATACTGTCCATTTCATCAGCAATAA
- a CDS encoding aminotransferase class I/II-fold pyridoxal phosphate-dependent enzyme, with translation MNPLAEQLNESIQTGSSHVYSMLSQLGKEIYFPKEGILSQSAEAASLAKTHNATIGIALEGGVPMHLQVIQEKLSAFQPKDLYPYAPPAGKPELRTVWRDKMLKETPSLEGKTFGNPIVTNALTHGLSIVADLFADEGDAVIYPDKNWENYELTFGIRRHGQLVHYPLFDDQLNFNSDGLLQALLDQKDKGKAIVLLNFPNNPTGYTPGAEEADSIVNTIRQAAEAGVNVVAVTDDAYFGLFFEDSIHESLFGKLANIHPRVLTVKVDGATKEEFVWGFRVGFITYAHEDAAVLHALEQKTLGIIRATISSGPHPSQTFVLDALKAPEFEAQKQEKFEIMKGRANKVKAILDSGKYRDAWDYYPFNSGYFMCLKLKEVGAEELRSHLLHQYGVGTIALGESDLRIAFSCIEESGLEDLYETIYRGVQDLRTS, from the coding sequence ATGAATCCACTGGCTGAACAGTTGAACGAAAGTATTCAGACAGGCAGCAGTCACGTCTACTCCATGCTGTCACAGCTTGGCAAAGAAATTTATTTTCCTAAAGAGGGGATTTTGAGTCAATCTGCTGAAGCAGCAAGCTTGGCCAAGACCCATAATGCCACGATTGGTATCGCCCTGGAGGGTGGTGTGCCGATGCATCTTCAGGTTATTCAAGAGAAGCTGTCTGCATTCCAACCAAAGGATCTGTATCCTTACGCTCCACCTGCAGGCAAACCTGAATTGCGGACCGTTTGGAGAGACAAGATGCTGAAGGAAACGCCTTCTCTGGAAGGCAAAACGTTTGGCAATCCGATTGTAACCAATGCATTAACCCATGGACTAAGTATCGTAGCCGACCTGTTCGCCGATGAAGGGGACGCTGTCATATATCCGGATAAAAACTGGGAAAATTACGAGCTGACCTTCGGAATTCGCCGTCATGGCCAGTTGGTTCATTATCCCCTGTTCGATGATCAGTTGAACTTCAACAGTGATGGTCTGCTTCAGGCTTTGCTTGATCAAAAGGACAAAGGTAAAGCGATCGTTCTGCTCAACTTCCCGAATAACCCTACAGGTTATACGCCTGGAGCCGAAGAAGCAGATTCAATTGTGAACACGATTCGTCAGGCAGCTGAAGCCGGCGTTAACGTGGTTGCTGTAACAGATGATGCGTACTTTGGACTGTTCTTCGAAGATTCCATTCATGAATCCCTGTTTGGCAAACTTGCCAACATACATCCACGTGTGTTGACTGTAAAAGTGGATGGTGCAACCAAGGAAGAGTTTGTATGGGGCTTCCGCGTTGGTTTCATTACGTATGCTCATGAAGATGCAGCCGTTCTGCATGCATTGGAACAAAAAACACTTGGTATTATCCGGGCAACGATCTCCAGTGGCCCGCATCCTTCCCAGACTTTTGTACTGGATGCGCTCAAAGCACCGGAGTTTGAAGCACAGAAACAGGAGAAGTTCGAGATTATGAAAGGCCGCGCCAATAAGGTAAAAGCCATTCTCGATAGCGGCAAGTATCGAGATGCATGGGACTATTATCCGTTCAACTCCGGTTACTTCATGTGCCTGAAGCTGAAAGAAGTTGGCGCTGAAGAACTTCGAAGCCATTTGCTGCACCAATATGGTGTGGGTACAATCGCGCTGGGTGAATCGGATCTTCGAATCGCCTTCTCCTGTATTGAAGAATCCGGATTGGAAGATCTGTATGAAACCATCTATCGTGGAGTTCAGGATCTGCGGACGAGTTAG
- a CDS encoding ABC transporter permease, with translation MDLKLLWKQRRTGFWNGILPYLGYVIQSGVAMVFLFLVIAFSAWYTSFVQNIPAEFPIRWIALLLLAPLVLFSSYRTYLLPADIVFLRPQEYRMQEYLKNSFARGIIYKTLGLLLVFVTLWPLYVRADLDARSFGWFIVFLLLWKGLSSYGAWQELRMVQVGAARGYRLLRWALAVLAVGAWLWQPPQRSVWFLLLLAVVYIVALRIPVKHRVAWERLIQVEQGQAGRVMRTLGWFVDVPSSGQKVSSRRWLSKLGSGLPWNAGKAYRYLITKTFVRTEVFSIVLRLVVLGMLLSWWTAGSYFGVGVYLFFLLLAGVQLGALRRSHSESFWIMIYPISGESRRSQVLGFIFHLHALAALLMWLPMLVAGVSGLSITGVALVLGILVIVIMRRSQGNKWLKEEEDE, from the coding sequence ATGGATCTCAAGCTGCTATGGAAGCAAAGACGCACAGGATTCTGGAACGGAATTCTTCCTTATCTGGGTTATGTGATCCAGAGCGGTGTAGCTATGGTCTTTTTATTTCTCGTCATTGCGTTCTCCGCCTGGTATACATCATTTGTCCAGAACATTCCGGCGGAATTTCCGATTCGCTGGATTGCATTGCTGCTGCTGGCACCGCTAGTGCTGTTTAGCAGTTATCGTACATATCTGCTTCCGGCAGATATTGTATTCCTGCGACCACAGGAATACCGGATGCAGGAATATTTGAAGAATAGCTTTGCCCGGGGCATCATCTATAAAACTCTGGGCTTGCTGCTTGTGTTTGTTACACTGTGGCCGCTCTATGTCAGAGCAGATCTGGATGCACGATCATTTGGCTGGTTCATCGTGTTCCTGCTGCTGTGGAAAGGGTTGTCCAGTTATGGAGCATGGCAAGAGCTAAGAATGGTTCAGGTTGGGGCAGCAAGAGGATATCGTCTCTTGCGATGGGCTCTGGCAGTGCTGGCGGTTGGCGCCTGGTTATGGCAACCACCGCAGCGCAGCGTCTGGTTCCTGCTGTTGCTGGCTGTGGTCTACATCGTCGCCCTGCGTATACCGGTGAAACATCGGGTAGCGTGGGAACGACTGATTCAGGTAGAGCAGGGTCAGGCTGGCAGGGTTATGCGGACGCTTGGCTGGTTTGTGGATGTACCTTCATCCGGACAGAAAGTAAGTTCGCGTCGCTGGCTTAGCAAATTGGGGAGTGGTCTTCCCTGGAATGCAGGGAAAGCTTACCGTTACTTGATCACCAAAACGTTTGTTCGAACCGAAGTGTTCTCAATCGTGTTACGCCTAGTTGTACTGGGCATGTTACTATCCTGGTGGACAGCAGGCAGCTACTTTGGTGTCGGGGTGTATCTGTTCTTCCTGTTGCTTGCAGGTGTACAGCTTGGTGCGCTGCGTCGCAGTCATAGTGAATCGTTCTGGATTATGATCTATCCAATCTCGGGCGAGAGTCGTCGTTCTCAGGTGTTGGGATTCATATTCCATCTACATGCACTGGCTGCATTGCTCATGTGGCTGCCTATGCTAGTTGCCGGAGTGAGCGGACTAAGCATCACCGGAGTGGCGCTCGTATTGGGCATACTGGTCATTGTAATCATGCGGCGTTCGCAAGGTAACAAGTGGTTGAAGGAAGAAGAAGACGAGTAA
- a CDS encoding ABC transporter ATP-binding protein: protein MENVQSPVLQISGLSGGYSAKRPVLHGIDLEVGRGEMVGLIGLNGAGKSTTMKHILGLMTPQQGEVRVMGKKRDEDAQIYQSAMAFVPESPELYDEMTVMEHLEFTARAYNVSEADFKQRTEKLLELFRMNEKSTSLSTHLSKGMRQKVMIMCAFVAGPPLYIIDEPFLGLDPLGIRSLLDFMLEMKASGSSILLSSHILSTIENYCDRFIVLHRGQVIAQGTLNELRSQFGESDATLEHMFYSLVQGRD, encoded by the coding sequence ATGGAAAACGTTCAATCGCCTGTTCTGCAAATCAGCGGGTTAAGCGGAGGTTATAGTGCCAAACGGCCGGTCCTTCACGGCATCGACCTGGAAGTTGGACGTGGAGAGATGGTCGGACTAATCGGCTTAAACGGTGCTGGCAAAAGCACAACCATGAAACACATCCTCGGCTTGATGACACCTCAACAGGGCGAAGTGCGAGTGATGGGCAAGAAACGGGACGAGGATGCGCAGATCTACCAATCGGCTATGGCATTTGTGCCGGAATCACCCGAACTGTATGATGAGATGACGGTGATGGAGCACTTGGAGTTTACGGCAAGAGCGTACAATGTGTCGGAGGCTGATTTCAAACAACGTACGGAGAAACTGCTGGAACTGTTCCGTATGAATGAGAAAAGTACAAGTCTGTCGACTCACCTGTCCAAGGGGATGAGACAAAAGGTCATGATCATGTGTGCTTTTGTGGCAGGACCACCACTGTACATCATTGATGAGCCCTTCCTGGGGTTGGACCCGCTGGGTATTCGTTCTTTGCTTGATTTTATGCTGGAGATGAAAGCTTCGGGATCATCCATCCTGCTCAGTTCACACATTCTGTCCACGATTGAAAATTACTGTGACCGTTTTATCGTTCTGCACCGTGGGCAAGTCATCGCTCAAGGGACGCTGAATGAACTGCGCTCCCAATTCGGGGAATCGGATGCCACGCTGGAGCACATGTTCTATTCCCTCGTACAAGGCAGGGATTGA
- a CDS encoding DEAD/DEAH box helicase has translation MTNQTFASIGVEQDLEAVLAKHGINEPSPVQAQTIPVILEGRDVVSKSQTGTGKTLAYLLPLLQSIKMDIKGTQKLIIAPTQELAMQIVREAQRYAEERKIGVLGLIGGAAAKRQIEKLREHPQLVVGTPGRLKELITLKKLKMHNVSTIVIDEADQVFQLGGVSDVNFVLKSALRDRQLIFLSATIDEHTAGLAKREMKEPVQIGIEPDRATAAGLEHYYFVEENRNKIDMLRRLVRQYNPDRAIVFVNATEDIGEVEAKMNHLGLSAAALYGDADKVTRSNVLSAFRNGKLQLLIASEVAARGLDIEGLPMVINYDPAFDSEHYVHRAGRTGRMGRSGIVLSIVDETQIFIMRKFARELGIELSERVLFGGKVLEADPRPDTRPEGHSFSRKPGQSRDRKPGQGNRNGGTRATISNSRPVGNKPTGNTGRTERDQDRKNKGAPKWSKDKTPRSEE, from the coding sequence ATGACGAATCAAACATTTGCTTCAATTGGCGTGGAACAGGATCTGGAGGCCGTTTTGGCGAAACATGGCATTAACGAACCTTCACCTGTACAGGCTCAGACGATCCCGGTTATTTTGGAAGGCCGAGATGTCGTATCCAAATCCCAGACGGGAACAGGAAAAACGCTGGCATATCTGCTGCCACTGTTACAATCCATCAAAATGGATATCAAAGGTACGCAGAAACTCATTATTGCACCTACGCAAGAGCTGGCGATGCAAATTGTACGTGAAGCGCAGCGTTATGCGGAAGAACGTAAGATTGGCGTATTGGGTCTAATTGGAGGCGCAGCGGCTAAACGTCAGATCGAGAAGCTGCGTGAGCATCCACAATTGGTTGTGGGTACACCGGGACGACTGAAGGAATTGATTACACTCAAAAAACTGAAAATGCACAACGTCTCTACGATTGTTATCGATGAAGCGGACCAAGTGTTCCAACTTGGCGGCGTAAGTGACGTGAATTTTGTACTCAAGAGCGCATTGCGGGACCGTCAGCTGATTTTCCTGTCAGCAACCATTGATGAGCATACAGCTGGACTCGCAAAGCGTGAGATGAAAGAGCCTGTGCAGATCGGAATTGAACCGGATCGAGCTACGGCTGCGGGCCTTGAGCATTATTATTTTGTAGAAGAAAACCGGAACAAAATTGACATGCTGCGTCGTCTGGTCAGACAGTACAATCCGGATCGGGCAATCGTATTTGTGAATGCAACTGAGGATATTGGTGAAGTTGAAGCAAAAATGAATCATCTGGGCTTGTCCGCTGCTGCGCTGTATGGAGATGCTGACAAGGTGACCCGCAGTAACGTATTGTCTGCCTTCCGTAATGGCAAACTTCAGTTGCTAATTGCCAGCGAAGTTGCTGCCAGAGGACTGGATATCGAAGGCTTGCCAATGGTCATTAACTATGACCCTGCCTTTGACTCGGAGCACTATGTTCACCGTGCAGGTCGTACAGGCCGGATGGGACGCTCGGGTATCGTTTTGTCCATTGTGGATGAAACACAGATCTTTATTATGCGTAAATTCGCACGCGAACTCGGAATCGAACTGTCAGAACGTGTACTCTTTGGCGGTAAAGTACTGGAAGCTGACCCGCGTCCGGACACGCGGCCTGAGGGACATTCGTTCTCCAGAAAACCAGGACAATCCAGAGATCGCAAACCAGGGCAGGGCAATCGTAATGGGGGAACCAGAGCTACAATCTCCAATTCGCGTCCGGTAGGTAACAAACCAACGGGTAATACAGGCCGCACGGAGCGCGACCAGGATCGTAAAAACAAAGGAGCACCCAAGTGGAGTAAAGATAAAACGCCACGCTCCGAAGAATAG
- a CDS encoding SDR family oxidoreductase, with product MLKDQVVFITGASSGIGALCAQMLIEEGAIPILAARSRDKLEEIGASLKGPHELLTLDVTDSEQVQVAVDAILHKYGRIDILLNNAGYGKFAAMTEMSVQEFDEMMDVNYMGIVRCTKAVLPQMLERGKGQIVNVASMAGKIGTAKSAAYTATKHAVLGFSNALRQELRKTGILVTTINPGPIDTPFFHRADPSGNYVNNVRWMMLKPEDVAGHMIRAMKKRKEEVNLPKLASAGIWLYQLFPRLADRLSHGVMNQK from the coding sequence ATGCTGAAAGATCAGGTAGTGTTTATCACAGGTGCATCGAGTGGTATCGGTGCGCTGTGTGCGCAGATGCTGATAGAAGAAGGAGCCATCCCAATTCTGGCTGCCCGTTCACGGGACAAGCTGGAAGAGATTGGTGCCTCGCTGAAAGGGCCGCATGAATTACTCACACTTGATGTTACGGATAGTGAGCAGGTTCAGGTAGCTGTGGATGCGATATTGCATAAATACGGACGAATCGACATTTTGCTAAACAATGCAGGTTACGGGAAATTCGCAGCGATGACAGAGATGTCTGTACAGGAATTCGATGAGATGATGGACGTTAATTACATGGGCATTGTCCGCTGCACCAAAGCAGTGCTTCCACAAATGCTGGAACGTGGCAAAGGTCAGATTGTGAACGTGGCCTCCATGGCTGGCAAAATCGGTACAGCCAAATCCGCTGCCTATACAGCTACGAAACATGCTGTACTCGGATTTAGTAATGCGCTGCGTCAGGAGCTTCGCAAGACTGGCATCCTGGTGACAACGATTAATCCGGGTCCGATTGATACACCATTTTTCCATCGGGCTGACCCTTCTGGCAATTATGTGAATAATGTACGCTGGATGATGTTGAAACCGGAAGACGTTGCGGGTCATATGATTCGGGCGATGAAAAAGCGCAAGGAAGAAGTGAATCTGCCAAAACTTGCTTCTGCTGGCATATGGTTGTACCAGCTATTTCCTCGTCTTGCAGATCGATTGTCGCACGGTGTAATGAATCAGAAGTAA